GTTTTCCTAAATAAATAGGCCTGGACCCAACTCATgtacacgataaaatattttagaacccAACACATAAActcgttaaaaatataaaacgcgTTGCAGGGACCCAAATCAtggcatttttttaaaatttggtatCGAACTTGAGGTTGTCCCTAATTGTCTAgacttaaatcattttaaacctgattattttaaatataactggcaatgtgtataatattacataatatgtacctactattttatattatttttacagggACGCAGATGGGGATAAGGCGTACAGATTGACATTGCAAACCCGGGAACAACACATACGTCGTGAACGGGCGACCAGCAACATTTGTACTGCCCAAGCTCTGCTAGCAAATGTAGTAGCTATGTATGCAGTCTACCACGGTCCCGTAGGACTGAGAACTATTGCCCAGAGAGTGCACAACTGTGCCGTGATACTTAAGACAGCGCTTGACGAAATACCAGGATGCAGTACGAGCGATGGCATTTTTTTCGATACCTTGCACTTGAAGAGCACGATTTCTCAACAGGAGATAATCAAAAAGTGTAAAGAAAAACTGATCAACCTGAGGTTTTTCGAAGACCAATCTGTGAGGAGTATACCTTTATCTACGTTTTATTATAGTTCTATGCAAATGCTACGGGTTTTATTTTAACTCGGTATTTTTCGtgtaatagataggtatatctCTGGATGAGACGGTAACTGTCGCAGACTTAAACGACTTGTTATGGATTTTCGGATGCGAAAAAAGTATAAATGAAGTAagaagtacatttttataatattcatatgtataattgtataaatatataagcatATGGTTGTGCATGTATAGgtgattcaaatattaaataatatattaaaactaattggtTCTAGATTATATCTAATGATGAGCTTTTAGAAAAAAGTgtaagtaaaacaatatttaaaaggaCCTCGCAGTATTTACAACATTCAGTATTTAACAATCATCAATCAGAAACAAAAATTGTTCGATACATGAAACAATTGGAAAATAAAGACGTTTCACTTGTTCACTCCATGATTCCATTAGTGAGTAAAGTTATCGATTggaaaatatatagaaattaatttaatttaataattttagggATCATGCACTATGAAATTGAATGCTACCGTCGAGCTGTTACCGCTTTCAGAACCTGGATTCATTAACATTCATCCATTTGTACCACCTGATCAAGTTCCGGGATACCATCAAATTTTACAAGAATTAGAATATGATCTCTGCCAGCTTACTGGTTATGACAAAATATCTTTTCAGCCCAATAGGTATACCTGCAATCTGcatgcataaataatattttaaatacttttatgaaTATCTAAAACACACTCTTAGCGGCTCTCAAGGAGAATTCGCCGGTCTTTGCGCCATAATGAAATATCATCAACACCGCGGGGATAAAGACAGAAAAGTGTGTCTAATTCCCACGTCAGCACATGGTACAAATCCAGCATCAGCACAAATGGCTGGAATGGATATTCAGTTGGTGAATGTGTCCAAAGATGGTTGCATTGATCTACAACACCTCAAAGATAAGGTATTTATATCATACTATTTTATTAGGTCTTTATAGTACCTTTAGgctatatagtaggtagtataatataagataagagtttatatttgttatataaaatattacaaacttgttctgttttttaattacttgtataggttaataaatataaaaatcaattatcatGTATAATGATAACATATCCGTCTACTAATGGAGTATTTGAAGAATCTGTTATGGACATATGTGAATTAATACATTCAAATGGTGgacaagtaattaaaatataatgattttgagacaataaatatatatataaaacttaactgataattcaaaattaaggTTTATTTGGATGGAGCTAACATGAATGCACAAGTTGGATTGTGTCGGCCTGGTGATATTGGAGCAGATGTATCTCATTTGAATTTACATAAGACATTCTGTATACCTCATGGAGGGGGAGGTCCTGGAATGGGGCCAATAGTTGTGTAAGgaattaatagtaatttatatatatttatagttgatataaatttataatttaatgtaatattacttGTTGCTTAGTAAATCACACTTGGCTCCATATCTGCCAACTCACCCAATTATTCACAATGATAATGATTTAAGTTTGGGTACTGTTAGTGCTTCTCCTTACGGATCAGCTTCTATCATACCCATTTCCTGGGcatatataaaagtaattagtATTTTACTTCTATAAAacatatactattaataataaatttatatagttaatggGCTCTCAAGGACTCAGGAAAGCCACTCAAGTAGCTATATTAAATGCGAATTATATgagtaaaaaattaagtactcactacaaaacattatttgttggtaCTAAATGTGGATTAGTAGCTCATGAATTCATAATAGACTCCagagaatttaaaaaaactgcaaATATTGAAGCTACCGATATTGCTAAGCGATTAATAGATTACGGTCTGTACATATAGACATAATTTAtagaagtataaatataatagattgtGATTATTTCTTAGGATTTCATGCTCCTACTATGTCTTGGCCGGTTGCTGGTACATTGATGATAGAACCTACAGAATCTGAGAGTAAAATTGAATTAGATAGATTCTGTAATGCTTTAATCAgtgagtaaattaattaattaatttaattattttgttgaaaattaaacatttttttttataattcctacttatataattcatatttttaaggtATAAGGGAAGAAATCAGACAAATAGAGAATGGTGTAGCTGATCGGGAACAGAATGTCTTAAAGTTAGCACCACATACATTGAAACAAATTTGTAGTGATGAATGGAATAGACCATATTCTAGAAAATTAGCAGCTTATCCAATGgtagtacaaatttaaaatctatattctaataacataatatccacctaatatttaatattttttttattagggatACGAGCAAAAAGTATGGCCAAGTGTAAGTCGCATCGACAGTAAATATGGAGATCAAAATGTAGTTTGCAGTTGCCCATtagtattttaaactttataaatacatcaataatattcAGAGAAACCAAAAACATGACTACATgagaacaaaaaatatattttatacattattttaaatacaaacataataggcaatagttgtgatttttaaaacgcaatacctacctatgtttaaactattgtctattgctaagtattatttatattgtatgtaaagtaggtaataataatctTTCCTTCTATTGCTGAACACCtgcaaaaacaaatcaaatgtacatcaataaattaataattaaagtgtaacattattgcattaaaatatagtaatgtgCAATGATATATCTATCACAGATGTTTATATGGTACATACCTAGACACCTAGTatctattcatattttattctatcgatatgacataataattaataacatgttCTATATAGTGGCGGATTTAAGGGTTCAAATGTATCAGTAACATACTTATgaaattgtagttttttttaaccttATCTAATCTAACAATGATAAATGATATTGTagtttgcaaaataaaatttatttttttttatgctaaaaagttaactatatataatttaggtgGGCTCCAGTATCAATATTATGAGAACAGTCACGTCATTAAAATGGATTAAAAAAGCCAGTaagtaaaaatagtaggtatatgacTATACAACTTTTGCATGTTTAAATTCAACACTGttctaataataactattactatatttattattgttcctCATAAGATTAATATCCAACATCCAGTCAAAATGTCTCCGCGTGATCACCAAAGTCTCTTTTCTATATCTCCTGCACTCTTTTACCACTCACTCCAGCAAGAGTGCAAGACATCTCTATGCTACCAGTCAAATATGTCGCGAAAGTCCAATAGGTGCAACTAAGGTTAAAATACTGGGGGGTCTACAGCGTTTTTATTCCCGTCTACTAAATCTCCATAATCCACTAGTCACCGAATTATCATCTGCCACTACCATATGTGACCCTCTAAGGCAGTGACGCCCAAAAAATTTGGTATTCGTTCTTAGAACAAGCGGGGTCCACACAATTCACGggcctaaaattgtattcatttagacaaaaaaaaaataataattaaatgtagtagactaaaaattaaaatactggtAATTATTTGTACAAGAgacaagtataatttataaatatataataaaaaaattaaagaaataattaggCAGTGCCCTCCCCCTCCACCACTTAAGATGAAGTATGTTATACAAACactcaattatttaaatcacgGGACAcgttgaaaatatcaaaataataatcctgattttaagtttaaaattcttattCCATGAGTATACTAAACAGAATCTATGGTAAAGATACATTTTATCATCTATGTTCTATAAGacatgctattataaacatttgatcAAATTTCTAaggttatttgtattttgaagtacaatcaaaatatgaaaatcaaTTTAGTTGAAAACtgtttttgtgtaaaaattccagtttttccttaaatttgttttttttttgattattttgaaaattactcttcttgttaaatatttagaaatataaacaatttattttataagttgacATTTGCTTACCTATTcaataaagaaaaacaatatgtaattcgtttagtaatacaaatttattttatttaaattaaaaaattcaatttataataattttaatagttataataatatgaaacatgACAATCTTTTTAATCGAATGTATGACAATAATGTTGGCCAGCCAAATTTTTCACAACCTCTATTCTAAGCTGCCAATTTGttgtattaattacaaaaatgttgcATGACTAgatgtaaaaaactaaataatagagATTCATGTACTTTGttcttatataaaattatttttgagcaaaataatagataaaaaaaaatctacaataAGCCTAATGTTAATAGTgcaatgaacaaaataaaaattaatgagaattaatttaaaatataaaaaggcaCTACATTGTCATCCGAGGAagactgtttattaattttgtactgtttatagtattatagtcatGCGTGGCAATGGAAAAGtaaaatgcttatattttcaaaagtataaaattaaccGTTAAAACATATCTTTggtaaacaacaatatttaactaaatgGCACTGATTTTGGTCTTGGTTTTAAAGCTAACATATAAAATCATGCCAAATAGATTTGAATATATGattcgaaaattaaaaaattaaaaaatgaaggaTGAAGTGTCTGGACAAcccttttaaacttttatacagAGGTAGGAATACAGCTGTTCTCTTCAGTCTGTCGTATTAAGCTATAGTGCATTTCCTTTGCTGGTGTTTGAGAGGTACTGGTCGTAAAACGGCTCTTACGGCTTCATCAAATACCTTTAGGATTCacaagaataattttaatatcgtaGAATAATTAGGTTCATAAGAAACCACAAATTATTTCACTTACCAGTTTTAATCCTCTTTGAGTCAATGCAGAACATTCGAGATATTTTACAGCTCTTATTTTATTGGCCAACTTTTGTCCCTGTTCACGTTTGATTGGGGACAGTCCTTGTTCAGACAAAACATTTAACGTTTCTTTGTCTTCTCTTAAATCTATTTTCGTACCAACTAAAATCATAGGAGCGTCTGGACAGTGATGTTTAATTTCCGGATACCATTTGGAAACCACATTTTCAAAAGAAGATGGACTAGCAACACTAAAGCAAACCAAAAATACGTcagtctgaaaaaaaaaaaaaattaaaacaacagtTGTGACAATCAATAAGTTAAATAACAAAAGTTAACCTGTGGATAGGAAAGTGGTCTTAGACGGTCGTAATCTTCTTGGCCAGCCGTATCCCATAGACCAAGGCTGACAGGAATACTGTCTACCACCATGGGTGCAGAGTAGTTATCAAATCTATTGGACGACAATCAATACTCAATGATATTGTTTAGCctgttgtttttaattgtttgacgGTTAAATACTTACACAGTAGGTACGTATTCTCCTGGAAAGCTGTCAGTAGTATACGATATTAACATACAAGTCTTGCCCACTGTACCATCGCCGACAACCACACACTTGATTGGTCGTCCTGCtgacatattttgattttgaaattttttattttttattctatgttGTCTGTTCAAAATCCCAATGCACAATCTGTTTGTCTTTCAAActggaataaattatatacatttaaaattccgAGAACTCGCCGTATAGTAGCCAGCACtaaaacaatactttttatcGGTTTAACAGCCACTAAATACAATAGGCACGACCCATGTCAATTacttttaattagtttaatgattagcaaataaaaaaataaattagaaattttaCTTGCTATTatcatttgttattttatttatcaacattgGTAGGCAGTTATCATTGTTGAATTGGCTATAATTGGTTGTTCGTTTGAGGTTACATTGATACAACTTTACTACGTCCCTACCACGGCTAAATACACACAATATGAGACATGGGCctacagcagcagcagcagctgttgtcaatgtacctatttattattattattatatatttatatacaatattacgaGACACTAAAATacgaattattcaaattattccaattattatttattattgatataattgatatttatatttgatactatacaattatagtGGAAGTGGACACCCCACTGTGACCACgtcccacataataatataatttaaaatattattttctaaaatataaaaattacattcaaTAAAAAGAGACGGATAAGTGGATGTCTGCTGTATAGTacgttacaagtgagtcactgtataatgaatggtattaaatttgaattcaatgatataatattgtatagtatgaaAAATCATTCTGAGCGGTGACAGTTTGTCGGTgtggataattattattttatattatatttattatttataattttatattgtatagttattatttacaagctattattaatacctacggtagccggtaagttgaattaatattataaaattacaataaaataactaaaatcgttatttttgattatttaatattgtaacaatacctattgtaatatgtcttttcgtccaaatttgaacataaaataaatataaaaaaaaactatactcaggtaaatttatatttttgagattttttggctATAGAATAACCTATTACtcttcaatccttagctataaaagttgaacattttacacatttttaactacaaaatcattttaaaatttaaaatttgataaatgtgtcaaaaatcgaactaaatgttataaaaaaaatttgggcctatgtattttttatatttttcaactcttattttaacaatatatcaggagctttgtattaatttttaatactttttaatactaaaaaactgaaaaacgttgaaattgaaaatgttcgttaacagctcaaaaagagtcaaaatattttcaaaaatgtatattgtcgtacatagaaaatgaaaatataaatatgcagTGAAATtctcatgtatctacagttatttgtttttgaattacaacaaaataataaaatcgctacatgagaaatcgaatgaatatccagtgtaaaagtatgaactttaaacgctcataaatatttaatttgacattgtttgtaaacattttttttttttataaaggtagacaaacttataagaaatcttgtattacattttcaaatcttagattaaaaaagaaaattttttatgaatttctaacttaataaataactaaataatttgcacattttcgttatttgtacgtattttgtcaagatttgaactttaaattaaaatgaattgtgactatggatttttaatatttttaaatattgtaacaatatattaggagctttgtattaaattgtcatgtTTTTtacccaaataaataaaattataagtaatattaatagttgtctggtatagtatgtacctactgtcACCTCATAAAGAATTATGTAACGATATAGTTTTaggataaaatttttttgtataataaaaaactgATGAGAAATCTTCCAATACATTTTCATGTCTtagttctttaaatttaaattgaaaatgtaatgaaacTTTGACTACCAACCTATAGATACTATTtagtatactaaataattttcatgttttcgtgattttgtcaaattttgtaaaagttTCAACCTACAGGTAAAATACTTTCCGTTTAGCAGTGGTACATATTTTAAGCATTATGTGCTCTCGGTCAATATTTTACTGCACCGACTCTCGAAGAATTAGCATTACACGTCTATCTATACTTAATTGATCCTTatttagaacatattttatagaaactagaaagtaaaacaaaaaagaaaccTCTTACGAGTTATGTTGCTTTTACAGAAATTCACGAATATAGAAAATACATTAGctcattttaacataaatatgtttttgagctGGATACAAGATTTTATGTTTCTGCCCGGTTTTTCATAAAGTTATCTTTGTCATGGTTACTTACTAACAAAAACAAATCTATGAGTCATAGATTTTCcttatagagaaaaaatatcgagtagcgtgctatgtttttttgtatagacaTATGAAATCTTATTTCAACATacataattagatatttaaataaaaattgttaatttttcatCTGTAATTTATACGATTTTAGTTACATtgcaattcaaaattattaataataaatatttaaaacattttgccATTACGTTTATTATACCGTGATATACATagtgaattattcaaaatatttaaactaacttTAAGTCAATTATAATACCATAAGccttatataaacatatatatatttatgtatatatactttatataaattatatatctacCATATTACGGTAGGTACTAGGTCATCGGTGTTGACTTGGCGCACGATTCCAATATATAATCTTGTCCATAAAAATacgcttttataataaatatatcctGTTCCTTAGAATGAACCaaatttgatcattttttttttaactaatagagGGTAATATTCTACAAGCCACATTTAACctcatttttcaatattttaatctcaaactttattatatatcttcaaaaataattcagttttaaccaaattaaaatttaaagttcgatGCAGCCtataggaagtcttcttctttcagataaaaacatttgttattaaaatctgATAATTCTACAAGATCTGAGAATTGTTCCTgtgaagcccccccccccttcccctTTGAATAGATATCGGGCAGTAGATTAATGGATAAGTATACAAATTAAGGtggcaaataaaatataattttcaagttttatagAATTGGGGAAAatttgattacaatataatttatcacaaGGCGTTTTGGACGCAACCGAACGTACGGAGATCCGTCATTCGTGATACTAACCGATAGTGACGTAAATTAATGGAACGCTCAACCCTGGCAAGTTAAGTGACAAAAGTGGTAATACGTTTGGTTGGTTatgaagttttaaattaaaggaGCTTACTGAGACAAAAAAGTTATAAGTAAGTAAACTTTGATAACGTGTCCTTCAGTTTTTTTCTCTCAGAATCTGTTAACAATTTAGACATGACACCTCGGACTAAGATATAACTAAGatgtatcttagtccgtggacATGACAAacaattctttaaaataaaacgttaatTGCATACAAATGGTTACTATAATACCACAGAATAACGTTATTCTgtgataatactattttataaaatcataatattatcataaatttgtatactgggtatataatatggatttgaaaattaaacagTACACTgtgtacagaataatattaatatgcaaatgttttttcaataacctaatagaaaatattacatattttgataattattgtttttcttagttaataataaaaaaaaaaatattatattgtgtaattttattatattattgatcatcatattattcaatgtattcttaatttttaagaaagttAAAAAGAATACaacacattttacaatttaaaattaaatgttaaatataacagGCGTAAATAACtagtatgaaaatataaatatttattaaataatgaaagcACAATAAGCTCactataaattagtatattatttttttaaaagacaaaattaaaattaaaaacaattatttatttgtatattatatttatgcatgattattttataagttaataaataatacaaacactTGATAAAGGAATGATATAATTCAGTTTGGTATACACAaacaatatttagttttaatttttaaaagttgacaTTTTTAGTCAAGTGTAAATATTCTAGCAGATATATCGCTAACCATCCAGTTAATGCCTTCCAACAAGTTTTCCCCGGTATATGCActacaatgtattattttccAATGGTGAGTTTTAATTCGATCTAATTGcaatacctaaatttaaataaaagaacataatacatattattacatattgattaattatttaactaattagttTTTTGAGTTATATTTCTAAGATATACCTCTTTTATTTCTTCTGATGATAAAGCACCTGGTAAATCTTGTTTATTAGCAAATATCAATAATGTAGCTCCAGCCAATCtctgaaaatatattgtatataaatttgataaatctaTAATTCATTCATATTTAAACATAGCTTATCAATGGACAATGGTGAAGTCAAGAAAAcactattgtaaaatttttgaaaaaaatcatacagtatttaatttgtttctaaTCAAAAGGGGTATGGGTACCAACATTAATTTGTTGTCTCTTTCATACGTGTAACATAGTAAAAATTACTCATTTAGCTTGCATTAGAATGATTGATAGATTCTACAAATTCGGTGTCAAGTCTATATGAGATTGGTCAGACTACTTTATTGAATTTCACTCCCTAATTACCaactttttgaaattgttatttattatttaaaaagtaactaaaattaaattgaaaaaatggcTAAATTGACATCATATACAATATAGACTTCATACTAATTTCAAACCTGTTATTATAATCTTTATCGCTTTACTACATCAATCTTTCCCaaggaataaaattaatagtttttacttttaactgtGTTTCATGTTTGAAGAGtgaagacagagacaacaaatatcaATACCCAATCTTGTTCATGGTAGGTATACTCTGTCCAGTGAGAGAACACGCCAATTCTGCGCATCCCCCCACATCATCTTGCTATCGAAACCGGTTCCCTTATGAAAGGGTAGCATGTGGGGAACCAGTTTTGGTGGGTGCACAGCGTAttctctcgctggacagacCATGCATTGTTGTTTTTCCAATTTCCTGATATTTTGAGAGATACTACCAAAATCCTCTGCTAAGCATGTTTATCCCTGtagcttatattttaaaatacctcttCTTCAATTAAACTATGCAATTCAGTAGTACAATCACTCAGTCTTCTTTTGTCAGCACTGTCAACAACCCATATAAGGCCATCAgtactttcaaaataattacgCCAATATGATCGCAATGACTTTTGACCACCAACATCCCACACATTCAgtttataactgaaaaaaatgtagataatgaatctcttgataaaaaaaaaaagtaaaactatatatatcattttaatacctatttaaatgtattatttggtaaaaactataaaaactatttctTCATAATTCATTACACGAATAGTGTGGTGTACTTAGGAATATTGTGTCCCAGGGGTCAAGGTACACAATGAAATAGCGTTCCTTTcccattaaaatttaacaacataTACTTATAAGGTGTCAAAAGAGTAGGTGATATAGTCAGGTAATcttacacaatacataaataaccccttaataatttataaaattgtacgcCCCAAAACGAGTTATGCTATAAATTGTTGATAAGACTTAAGCTCTTCAAAATTTCGGGTGGGTAGCTACTTGTTGCGCCCTGTACTAAAATCTTCTCTTAAATTGTAGCCTAGGTTTTTTATCGTACGTAATCTTATATCCTACTTATAGGGTCGCAAGTACACGACTAGTATGTAGccaaaattttacttttgacactcactctatatgttttattttcatgatgaatatttttctaataggCACatgttaaattacaaaaataaaaatgtattattggtaTTAGATACTTTGAACATCAAGCACTGGTGCCCCTATATGGGGCATACAGTTTGTCACCTGGGGCAATTGTCCTGTTAAATACACCACTGCGGAAAATTATACTAACATTGCCCTCCCTAGAAGTTTGggactaaataattttttaatgtataacactagtattttaattaattaccttTTATGATCTaatgttttaatgttaaaacCCAATGTTGGTTCAATTGTATTAGTTGGCTctccattatatttttttaatatagttgtTTTTCCAGCATTATCCAAACCTCTGATTAAGTAAGGATATTAAGAatagataaacaatatttaactttttaaataatacattatttaaaaaattataattactaggtactacctatataaattattatgatttatgtataaACACAAAACCAGTGGACTCCTTACATatctattattagttatttatataataagtatattcaaTAAGTTAGTAAATTCAGTTTATTCCATAACTCTGACATAAATGGTCATAgaaggtaatttaaaaataattaataatattcatgttttttgaaaaaggATACAAAATTAAGATCCTCATCTCTTTTTCCTTCTGTTTCATTTTCTTCAGAACTGTCATCAATCCCATTTTGtacgaaaatatgaaatatgtttaTAGCTCAAtatgtttgaatattaatttataatctatacactttattaatttacacataCATACGTCACttgtagtattatttattaagttatttcaaaGTTTTAAACCAAAGAATGAGAATTATTCATATTCTATAGGACGTCTATCGTCAATGATTATGCTTGTgccttgtattataatttattaccttgCCAGTGCCCACGATTAAAGATAaatactatctttaatcgtaATTTTTCCCGCACGGCGCACACACAGTAACTATCtagataataaacataatataaataatattatctatatctgtGATAATAACAATGAAGTTATTTACTTATTTCGGAGCCTCTAAAGTCTGAGCCAGTCTGAGGTTTTTAATTGATAGCAGTGGCTGTGAACAGTGTGAACTGTGTAAACACTATACAttgttaaatatacattttaaaacttttcaagttttaaaggataacatttttgttttaagtgtcaatattatatttcgttcacAATGGCCATCGGCCTTATATAAGTAATCGTATTTacgtaattgtttaaaattatatgtcctaaattgtttgatttatatttttctggtaTGGACCGATTTGAATATGCTAAGCCTGATCCAGCAGAGACCGTTCTATGGCGTCACAGCAATATCACTTTGTATGATGG
The Metopolophium dirhodum isolate CAU chromosome 7, ASM1992520v1, whole genome shotgun sequence DNA segment above includes these coding regions:
- the LOC132949267 gene encoding ADP-ribosylation factor-like protein 2; this encodes MGLMTVLKKMKQKEKEMRILILGLDNAGKTTILKKYNGEPTNTIEPTLGFNIKTLDHKSYKLNVWDVGGQKSLRSYWRNYFESTDGLIWVVDSADKRRLSDCTTELHSLIEEERLAGATLLIFANKQDLPGALSSEEIKEVLQLDRIKTHHWKIIHCSAYTGENLLEGINWMVSDISARIFTLD